The following proteins are co-located in the Pseudoalteromonas sp. N1230-9 genome:
- the lpxD gene encoding UDP-3-O-(3-hydroxymyristoyl)glucosamine N-acyltransferase has protein sequence MQNYTLSQIADLLGAELHGDGTQEIKKISTLANAQSGHIAFLANKKYRSQLESTNASAVILSPADADYFSGNKLVIANPYVCYAKLAQLMDTTPRSASVGIHPSAVIHDSASIGDNVSIAANVVIEANAVIANDVQIGPGCFIGEQVKIGQGTKLWANVSIYHEVEIGSDCLFQANTVVGSDGFGYANERGEWIKIPQLGRVIIGDKVEVGASTTIDRGALDDTLIHSNVIIDNQCQIAHNVEIGSGTAVAGCTVFAGSVVVGKHCQIGGMVAINGHISVCDGAIITGMSMVTKAITEPGIYSSGLPHQNNKEWRRSIAHIRNLGDMKDRLKALESLTKSLNIEDK, from the coding sequence ATGCAAAACTACACGCTTTCGCAGATTGCGGATCTTTTGGGTGCTGAGCTACACGGCGATGGCACTCAAGAGATTAAAAAAATATCAACACTTGCAAATGCCCAATCTGGGCATATTGCATTTTTGGCGAACAAAAAATATCGTTCTCAGTTAGAGAGTACCAATGCCAGTGCGGTGATTTTATCACCGGCAGATGCCGACTATTTTAGTGGCAATAAGCTGGTTATTGCTAACCCTTATGTATGCTACGCCAAGCTTGCCCAGTTAATGGATACAACACCTCGCAGTGCATCAGTTGGGATACACCCTAGTGCAGTCATTCATGATTCAGCATCAATTGGAGATAATGTCTCGATCGCTGCCAATGTGGTGATAGAAGCAAATGCAGTCATCGCAAACGATGTACAGATTGGTCCAGGTTGCTTTATTGGTGAGCAGGTAAAAATAGGCCAAGGAACAAAGCTTTGGGCTAACGTCAGTATTTACCATGAAGTTGAAATTGGCAGTGACTGCCTGTTTCAAGCAAATACAGTTGTAGGAAGCGATGGTTTTGGTTACGCCAATGAGCGTGGTGAATGGATTAAAATACCGCAATTAGGACGTGTAATTATTGGTGATAAAGTTGAAGTCGGTGCCTCAACAACGATTGATCGTGGCGCACTTGATGACACACTCATCCATAGTAATGTAATTATCGATAATCAATGTCAAATAGCGCATAATGTCGAGATCGGTTCGGGTACAGCAGTTGCTGGCTGCACTGTTTTTGCCGGCAGTGTTGTTGTTGGTAAACATTGTCAAATTGGCGGCATGGTTGCAATTAATGGTCACATCAGTGTCTGTGATGGTGCTATAATCACGGGCATGAGTATGGTGACAAAAGCAATCACTGAACCTGGGATTTACTCATCAGGTTTGCCTCATCAAAACAACAAAGAATGGCGTCGTAGTATTGCCCATATCCGAAACCTTGGTGATATGAAAGACCGCTTAAAAGCACTTGAGTCACTGACTAAGTCACTCAATATTGAAGACAAATAA
- the rseP gene encoding sigma E protease regulator RseP: MFDFFWNLGSFILALGILVTVHEYGHFWVARKAGVKVLRFSIGFGKPLIKWYDKHKTEYVIAAIPLGGYVKMLDERVDEVPPEQRHLSFNAKSVKARIAIVAAGPMANFLFAIFALAVMYMVGVQSLKPVVGEVTQGSRAEAANIEPNQQIIKIGEDDISTWQDATFSLMSRLGEQSVVVTLRDQNYQKHVRTLNLDGWKLDQQDVPPLTSIGIVPFRPQATLTVAQINKGSAAERAGLQVNDTISAVNGENISDWTQLVSIIQQSPNKSLQFSVKRQGSIESLTVTPDGRDNDAGVLQGFLGVAPKVEPWPENYIETRHYGPVDSIVLGIQETWRLITLSFDMIGNLITGQVSVKNLSGPVGIAVGAGTSVSYGLVAFLSFLALISVNLGVFNLLPLPVLDGGHLMYYIIELFRKKPVSEKTREFGFKLGALLLIFLTCFALFNDVSRL, translated from the coding sequence ATGTTTGATTTTTTCTGGAATTTAGGCTCATTCATTCTTGCATTGGGAATTTTAGTGACCGTGCATGAATATGGTCATTTTTGGGTGGCGCGTAAAGCCGGCGTAAAGGTTTTACGCTTTTCAATTGGCTTTGGCAAACCACTTATAAAATGGTACGACAAGCATAAAACAGAATACGTCATTGCTGCTATTCCATTGGGTGGCTATGTTAAAATGCTGGATGAACGAGTTGACGAAGTCCCGCCGGAGCAGCGTCATCTATCATTTAATGCCAAATCTGTAAAAGCCCGTATTGCGATTGTTGCTGCTGGTCCCATGGCGAACTTCTTATTTGCTATTTTTGCCCTTGCGGTAATGTATATGGTGGGCGTACAGTCACTAAAACCTGTCGTTGGTGAGGTCACGCAAGGTAGTCGTGCAGAAGCCGCAAATATCGAACCAAACCAACAAATTATCAAAATAGGTGAAGATGATATTAGCACCTGGCAAGATGCTACTTTCTCATTAATGAGTCGTTTAGGTGAGCAAAGTGTTGTGGTGACTTTACGCGACCAAAATTACCAAAAGCATGTTCGTACATTGAACCTAGATGGCTGGAAGTTAGACCAACAAGATGTGCCTCCGTTAACGTCGATTGGTATTGTTCCATTTAGACCTCAAGCGACATTAACGGTCGCGCAAATCAACAAAGGTTCTGCAGCTGAGCGGGCTGGTCTTCAGGTAAATGATACAATCTCAGCCGTAAATGGTGAAAATATCAGCGATTGGACCCAGTTAGTCTCTATTATTCAACAATCACCTAACAAATCCTTACAATTTAGTGTAAAAAGACAAGGTAGTATTGAGTCACTTACCGTCACACCAGATGGCCGTGATAATGATGCTGGCGTGTTGCAAGGGTTTTTAGGGGTTGCACCAAAGGTTGAGCCTTGGCCAGAAAACTACATTGAAACTAGACATTATGGCCCCGTCGATAGTATTGTGCTGGGCATACAAGAAACATGGCGTTTAATAACCTTAAGTTTTGATATGATTGGCAACCTCATTACGGGTCAAGTGTCAGTTAAAAACTTAAGTGGGCCCGTAGGCATTGCAGTGGGGGCGGGGACTAGCGTAAGCTATGGCTTGGTTGCATTTTTAAGCTTTTTAGCTTTGATCAGTGTTAACCTTGGCGTATTTAACTTATTGCCGTTGCCAGTGCTTGATGGTGGGCACTTAATGTATTACATAATTGAACTTTTTCGTAAGAAGCCTGTCTCTGAAAAGACACGAGAGTTTGGTTTTAAATTGGGCGCCTTACTGCTCATATTTTTAACATGTTTCGCTTTGTTCAATGATGTATCACGTTTATAA
- the lpxA gene encoding acyl-ACP--UDP-N-acetylglucosamine O-acyltransferase, with protein MIHPTAIIEPGAKLGKNVSVGPYSYIGNDVTIGDNCIIESHVVVKGPSTIGSGNHIFQFASVGEACQDKKYANEPTTLIMGDNNVIRECATIHRGTIQDQGVTKIGSNNLFMAYTHVAHDAVVGDNVIFANNASVAGHVHVGDWVILAGNSGVHQFCKIGAHAFVGMYSGVNKDVPPFVTTIGTPAGPVAINTEGMKRRGFESDEVMATRRAYKTLYRKSLGVEEAIAELSEDAAKYPAVQLMIDFVKSSERGIIR; from the coding sequence GTGATCCATCCTACGGCAATAATCGAACCAGGTGCGAAGCTTGGAAAAAATGTCTCAGTTGGCCCTTATAGTTATATTGGCAACGATGTAACGATTGGTGATAACTGTATCATTGAGTCTCATGTGGTTGTCAAAGGCCCATCGACAATTGGTTCTGGTAACCATATTTTTCAGTTTGCATCGGTTGGTGAAGCTTGCCAAGACAAAAAATACGCGAATGAGCCAACTACTTTAATTATGGGTGACAACAATGTCATTCGTGAATGTGCAACAATTCACCGTGGCACTATTCAAGATCAAGGTGTGACTAAAATTGGTAGCAACAACTTGTTTATGGCTTACACGCACGTTGCTCATGACGCAGTCGTGGGTGATAACGTGATTTTTGCTAACAACGCCTCTGTTGCTGGTCATGTGCACGTAGGTGACTGGGTGATCCTTGCGGGTAACTCGGGTGTTCACCAGTTTTGTAAGATTGGTGCACATGCTTTTGTTGGTATGTACTCAGGCGTTAATAAAGACGTACCGCCGTTTGTTACAACCATTGGTACGCCAGCAGGCCCAGTCGCAATCAATACTGAAGGTATGAAACGTCGTGGCTTTGAAAGTGATGAAGTAATGGCAACTCGACGTGCTTACAAAACACTTTATCGTAAGAGCTTAGGTGTTGAAGAAGCAATTGCTGAGCTGAGCGAAGATGCTGCGAAGTACCCAGCTGTTCAGCTGATGATAGACTTCGTGAAAAGCTCTGAGCGCGGAATTATTCGCTAA
- the bamA gene encoding outer membrane protein assembly factor BamA gives MAIKKHLAVSSLLGASFAALGQNSFIVEDLKVEGLQRVALGAALTHIPINVGDNIDEYTISRTIKSLYRSGHFDNIKALRDGNNVIFRVTERPTISLIEFDGNKDIKDEQLNESLDQQDIRTGEPLDKTVLDNIEKGLVEFFHSIGKYNAKVEVSITKLPRNRVKLLFKFDEGDAASIRQINLVGNELFSDEELLKLAESQQDLPWWKFMSSDRYQKQTIEGDLEKIRSYYLDRGYLRFNIDSTQVSVSPERDSVYVTANMTEGVKYTVKGFDFIGDLLGREELIKSVIPLKAGELYNGSVVTSSEEFIKSYLARFGYANAEVRTIPEIDDENKEVQLTLSVDPGKRVYVRRIIVGGNQNTSDEVVRREMTQLEGAWLSNQNLERSKLQIQRLPYMESVDFNVVPVPGVDDQVDVDFTVKEQSAGSFNAGLAYGSYLGLQFNIGVSESNFLGTGNQIGFNINTSRGSERISLSYTDPYFTPDGVSQGSSIFYSNYDASKFSLIDYKSKSYGIGTNIGFPIDAVNRINFGIRWIEEELSDIAEYEQTRVMRETFLDPENPDAGFNFTKYELSAGWSRVTVNRGLFPSAGSRQSINLTATTPNSDLTYFKLNYDSRFYWPISNDHRWVFSTRAALAYGNGYGSTNGFDQTLPFQEYFRITEMELRGFDRNTILPRAVSRTPQTIPGTPLEDGTTTGSIGGASEFDELRLQGRIGGNAKAVAGMELIVPTPFLDEENTSSVRTSFFVDAANVWDTEFNVDRYQNLAPDQRAKLEDYSDPMRFRVSTGLSLQWISPMGPMLISFAYPLQKEEDDDTKTISFNISNTF, from the coding sequence ATGGCTATAAAAAAACATTTGGCAGTTTCAAGTTTATTAGGTGCAAGCTTTGCAGCCCTAGGCCAAAACTCCTTTATTGTAGAAGATTTAAAAGTTGAAGGTTTACAACGTGTTGCATTAGGTGCAGCACTGACGCATATTCCGATCAACGTGGGCGATAATATTGATGAGTACACAATTTCAAGAACCATAAAGTCACTCTATCGTTCAGGTCACTTTGATAATATTAAAGCGTTGCGTGACGGTAATAATGTTATTTTCCGTGTCACTGAGCGCCCAACAATCAGCTTGATTGAGTTCGACGGCAATAAAGATATTAAAGATGAGCAGCTAAACGAATCACTTGATCAACAAGATATTCGTACCGGTGAGCCTCTTGATAAAACCGTTCTTGATAATATTGAAAAAGGGCTTGTTGAGTTCTTTCATAGTATTGGTAAATACAATGCTAAAGTTGAAGTTAGCATCACCAAGCTACCTCGCAACCGCGTAAAGTTATTATTTAAGTTTGATGAAGGTGACGCTGCGTCAATTCGTCAAATAAACCTTGTTGGTAATGAACTTTTCTCAGATGAAGAACTACTCAAGTTGGCTGAATCTCAACAAGATTTGCCATGGTGGAAGTTCATGTCAAGTGACCGCTATCAGAAACAAACGATTGAAGGCGACCTTGAGAAAATCCGCAGTTACTATTTAGACCGTGGTTACTTACGCTTTAATATTGATTCCACACAAGTGTCTGTGAGCCCTGAGCGAGATTCAGTTTATGTGACAGCAAACATGACTGAGGGTGTTAAATACACCGTAAAAGGGTTTGACTTTATCGGTGACTTACTTGGCCGCGAAGAGCTTATTAAAAGTGTTATTCCACTTAAAGCGGGTGAGTTGTACAATGGCTCTGTGGTTACCTCATCAGAAGAGTTTATCAAGAGCTACCTAGCCCGATTTGGCTATGCGAATGCAGAAGTACGCACGATTCCTGAAATCGATGATGAAAATAAAGAAGTGCAGTTAACGCTATCGGTAGACCCTGGCAAGCGTGTATATGTGCGCCGTATTATCGTTGGCGGTAACCAAAATACCTCAGATGAAGTTGTTCGTCGTGAAATGACTCAGCTTGAAGGTGCGTGGCTATCTAATCAAAACCTAGAGCGTTCTAAATTGCAAATCCAACGTTTGCCGTATATGGAAAGCGTTGATTTCAATGTTGTTCCTGTACCAGGTGTTGATGATCAAGTAGACGTTGATTTTACCGTGAAAGAACAGTCAGCAGGTAGCTTTAATGCTGGTCTGGCATATGGCTCTTACTTAGGTCTGCAATTTAACATTGGTGTCAGTGAGTCGAACTTCTTAGGTACTGGTAACCAAATTGGTTTTAATATCAATACGTCACGTGGTTCAGAGCGTATTAGCTTATCGTATACTGACCCGTACTTCACCCCAGATGGTGTTTCGCAGGGCAGTAGCATTTTCTATAGTAACTATGATGCAAGTAAATTTAGCCTCATCGACTATAAATCGAAAAGCTATGGTATTGGTACCAATATTGGTTTCCCAATTGATGCTGTAAACCGTATTAATTTCGGTATCCGTTGGATTGAAGAAGAGTTATCGGATATCGCCGAATACGAGCAAACACGCGTAATGCGAGAAACCTTCTTAGACCCTGAAAACCCAGATGCTGGCTTTAACTTTACTAAGTACGAGTTAAGTGCTGGCTGGTCGCGTGTGACAGTAAACCGTGGTTTATTCCCATCAGCGGGTTCGCGTCAATCAATTAATCTAACAGCAACAACACCTAACTCAGATTTAACTTACTTTAAGTTAAATTATGACTCACGTTTTTACTGGCCGATTAGCAATGACCATCGTTGGGTATTCTCAACACGTGCAGCGCTTGCATATGGCAATGGTTACGGTTCAACCAATGGGTTTGATCAAACATTACCGTTCCAAGAGTACTTCCGTATTACTGAGATGGAATTACGTGGTTTTGATAGAAATACCATTTTACCACGTGCTGTATCACGTACACCGCAAACTATTCCGGGCACGCCACTTGAAGATGGTACAACAACCGGCAGTATTGGTGGGGCGTCAGAATTTGACGAATTAAGATTACAAGGCCGAATTGGTGGTAATGCCAAAGCGGTTGCAGGGATGGAGCTGATTGTTCCTACCCCATTCTTGGATGAAGAAAACACGAGTTCTGTACGTACAAGCTTCTTCGTAGATGCTGCGAACGTATGGGATACAGAGTTTAACGTTGACCGTTATCAAAACTTAGCCCCTGATCAACGCGCAAAATTAGAGGATTATTCAGATCCGATGCGCTTTAGGGTATCAACCGGTCTTTCACTACAATGGATCTCTCCAATGGGTCCAATGCTGATCAGTTTTGCGTATCCATTGCAAAAAGAAGAAGATGACGATACGAAAACCATCAGCTTTAATATTAGTAATACATTCTAA
- a CDS encoding OmpH family outer membrane protein, which produces MKKSIKSTAFALLATLSMGLSTSAFAHKVAIVDMQEIYKQIPQMAKVEQTLEAEFAERRQELEKLQGDIRFEAEKFKREATTMSDKQKEELRTKIQGMQQQLAEKGRPLEQEIKMRQNQELAKVQKLILDAIEEVAKAGKYDEVKVKETTIYVNPKTVSDLSDKVVEKVSKQ; this is translated from the coding sequence GTGAAAAAATCAATTAAATCAACAGCGTTTGCACTACTTGCTACTTTGTCAATGGGTTTGTCTACCAGTGCATTTGCACATAAAGTCGCTATTGTTGACATGCAAGAAATCTATAAGCAAATTCCTCAAATGGCAAAAGTAGAGCAAACACTTGAAGCTGAGTTTGCTGAACGCCGTCAAGAGCTTGAAAAATTGCAGGGTGATATCCGTTTTGAAGCTGAAAAGTTCAAGCGTGAAGCAACAACAATGAGTGACAAGCAAAAAGAAGAATTACGTACTAAGATTCAAGGCATGCAACAACAACTTGCTGAAAAGGGCCGTCCTTTAGAGCAAGAAATCAAAATGCGTCAAAACCAAGAGTTAGCAAAAGTTCAAAAGCTAATTCTAGATGCGATTGAAGAAGTTGCTAAAGCAGGTAAGTACGACGAAGTAAAAGTTAAAGAAACAACAATTTACGTTAATCCTAAAACAGTGTCTGACTTATCAGATAAAGTTGTTGAAAAAGTAAGTAAGCAATAG
- the fabZ gene encoding 3-hydroxyacyl-ACP dehydratase FabZ produces MANELNSLDIQDILNLLPHRYPMLLVDRVLDYTPGESLHAIKNVTVNEPIFTGHFPNQPIFPGVLILEAMAQATGLLGFKTVENRSDNELYLFAAIDNARFKQPVLPGDTMHLHVEFVKERRNIWKFAAEAKVDGKVVCTAEIMCARREF; encoded by the coding sequence TTGGCAAATGAATTAAATAGTCTTGATATTCAAGATATCTTGAATTTACTTCCGCATCGTTATCCGATGTTACTTGTTGATCGTGTATTAGATTACACGCCAGGCGAGTCGTTACATGCGATTAAAAATGTAACAGTGAATGAACCTATTTTTACAGGCCACTTTCCGAATCAACCAATTTTTCCAGGTGTGTTGATCCTAGAAGCAATGGCTCAAGCAACTGGCTTGTTAGGTTTTAAAACAGTTGAAAATCGTAGCGATAATGAACTTTACTTGTTTGCTGCCATTGATAATGCACGATTTAAGCAACCAGTATTACCTGGCGATACTATGCATTTGCATGTAGAGTTTGTTAAAGAGCGCCGCAATATATGGAAGTTTGCAGCAGAAGCAAAAGTTGACGGCAAAGTAGTGTGTACTGCCGAAATCATGTGTGCGAGAAGAGAGTTTTAA
- a CDS encoding septal ring lytic transglycosylase RlpA family protein has translation MNKLIVFALLSLILSGCSSSPTINSSAKVQRGKASFYADKYHGRTTASGTVFNQQALSAAHQDLAFGTRVKVTNVANNKSVIVSINDRGPFVHGRIIDLSKKAFSQIASLQQGVIDVTVEQLD, from the coding sequence ATGAACAAACTCATCGTCTTTGCATTGTTAAGCTTAATTTTAAGTGGCTGTAGTAGCTCGCCAACAATAAACTCAAGTGCTAAGGTACAAAGAGGTAAAGCCAGCTTTTATGCGGACAAATACCATGGCCGTACAACGGCCAGTGGTACAGTGTTTAATCAACAAGCATTGAGTGCAGCCCACCAAGATCTCGCTTTTGGTACCCGCGTAAAAGTGACTAATGTCGCAAATAATAAAAGTGTGATTGTTAGTATTAACGACCGTGGTCCGTTTGTTCACGGTCGAATTATTGATTTGTCTAAAAAGGCATTTTCACAAATAGCTTCTTTGCAGCAAGGTGTTATTGACGTTACCGTTGAGCAACTTGATTAA
- the cydD gene encoding thiol reductant ABC exporter subunit CydD — protein MTTKPRPNRAQQQTLRAFLKQYSQSASGLLKLSISLGTLNALLMIASCYLLANAVHQIMFEQASLQAVTPLLWPLAGLIVLRALLVALSERVSSLAAVKIKTVMRNTLLAKLTKLGPAYSEHKGHGATLNTLHNGVEALHQYYANYIPSVAYSALIPLAILVVIFPTDYKAGLIFLLTAPLIPFFMILVGHKAEQLNQERWQQLAVLGNYFFDRLQGLTQLKLFNATKRELNNISQISDDYRGATMGVLKVAFLSSFALEFLATISVALVAVIIGFRLFFGTLDFATGFVVLLLAPEFYLPLRQMGTHYHAKLEGISAAADMVDIVNHSEAHEHTGTSQLSTPLKNIHVHGLTYHYPDTNEGVTDINFSLPNKGLIAFVGESGSGKSTLFDCLLGFHHQANSAVNINGQALSDIALHNWQAQLAWIPQQATLFYRSVADNLRLAKPNASHDELIAATRKAGALEFINALPNGFDTMLGEQGEGLSGGQKQRIALARAFLKDAPILMLDEPTAHLDSQTEHLINQAIRNYANDHLVMVIAHRLNTVKHADNIYVMQQGKIIESGHYQQLTEQAGLFAKLVSRGEAHV, from the coding sequence ATGACAACTAAACCCCGACCAAATCGCGCGCAGCAGCAAACGCTGCGCGCGTTCTTAAAGCAGTATAGCCAGTCCGCTTCAGGGCTTCTGAAACTAAGCATTAGTCTGGGCACACTCAATGCCCTGTTAATGATTGCCTCTTGCTATTTACTGGCAAACGCGGTTCATCAAATTATGTTTGAGCAAGCAAGTTTGCAAGCTGTCACTCCGTTACTATGGCCTCTTGCAGGTCTTATTGTACTACGCGCCCTATTAGTTGCATTGAGTGAACGGGTGAGTAGCCTTGCCGCAGTAAAAATAAAAACGGTGATGCGCAATACATTACTTGCGAAGTTAACTAAACTAGGCCCTGCTTACAGTGAGCACAAAGGACACGGCGCAACACTTAACACTTTACATAATGGTGTAGAAGCGCTTCACCAATATTACGCAAACTACATTCCAAGCGTGGCGTATAGCGCACTTATTCCACTCGCTATTTTAGTGGTTATTTTTCCAACCGATTACAAAGCAGGACTTATCTTCCTGTTAACTGCCCCGCTAATTCCATTTTTTATGATTTTAGTCGGTCACAAAGCGGAGCAACTCAACCAAGAACGTTGGCAACAGCTCGCGGTACTTGGCAATTACTTTTTTGACCGCTTGCAAGGACTGACTCAGCTTAAGCTGTTTAATGCGACCAAACGCGAGCTTAATAATATTAGCCAGATTTCTGATGACTACCGTGGTGCAACCATGGGGGTGTTGAAAGTTGCCTTTTTATCCTCTTTCGCCTTGGAGTTTTTAGCCACCATTAGTGTTGCACTTGTTGCAGTTATTATCGGTTTTAGACTGTTTTTTGGTACCCTTGATTTTGCCACTGGGTTTGTGGTGTTACTACTGGCCCCTGAGTTTTACTTACCACTTCGACAAATGGGCACTCACTATCACGCAAAATTAGAAGGGATTAGCGCCGCTGCTGATATGGTCGACATCGTTAATCACAGCGAGGCACATGAGCATACGGGTACATCACAGTTATCAACACCGCTAAAAAACATACATGTGCATGGACTCACCTATCATTACCCTGACACAAACGAAGGGGTCACCGACATTAATTTTAGTCTGCCAAATAAAGGGTTAATTGCATTTGTTGGAGAGAGTGGCTCAGGTAAAAGTACCCTCTTTGATTGCCTTTTAGGTTTTCACCATCAAGCTAACAGTGCCGTCAATATTAACGGACAGGCACTCAGTGATATCGCACTACATAATTGGCAGGCGCAACTTGCATGGATCCCACAACAAGCCACACTATTTTATCGAAGTGTTGCCGACAATCTACGTCTTGCCAAACCAAATGCAAGCCATGATGAACTTATTGCGGCCACTCGAAAAGCAGGCGCACTTGAGTTTATTAACGCCTTACCAAATGGCTTTGATACTATGCTGGGTGAACAAGGGGAAGGTCTCTCTGGTGGCCAAAAGCAGCGTATTGCCCTTGCTCGTGCATTTTTAAAGGATGCACCAATTCTAATGCTTGATGAGCCAACAGCACACTTAGACAGCCAAACAGAGCACCTAATCAACCAAGCAATCCGAAATTATGCAAACGATCATTTAGTGATGGTTATTGCTCATAGGCTTAATACGGTAAAACACGCGGACAATATCTACGTTATGCAGCAAGGTAAAATTATCGAGTCGGGTCATTATCAACAACTCACTGAACAAGCGGGTCTGTTTGCTAAGCTTGTGAGTCGAGGTGAAGCACATGTATAA
- the cydC gene encoding thiol reductant ABC exporter subunit CydC, which translates to MYNFIRLLKLCKPHAGMLLLGAFLASLTVLANVGLLAISGWFLAAMAAAGIAGVHMNYFTPAGVIRFLAIVRTASRYGERMITHNATFLLLSEIRVKMFATLSRLNNVDLAMSRSADLVNRLQNDVDALDKFYLNVLLPIIIALFTIPIVMAFMSAYNAKVALICFISLMIIGVLLPVLLSHKLHKQADAETRLSAELKAELADTLKGSRELAIYQAHDAQLTRCDTLSQQYNSQLYTRHKAIANSNGLSTFVVQLTMLASVFVIIPLVATGAMKNVELAMLALFVLASFETVLTLPAAFIELPVALSAAERLFSLEDKQTPAPYKKHDQVNNQHALGLELTNVSYQYSGAHNDALRDINLSIAAGNKVALVGASGSGKTTLVNLLTGLWPLQSGSLKLLAAEHSVELSSLDANERFMQLTIVAQQHHIFDGTLRDNLRFAAPEATDKMLIEACKQAELGSWLNNLKNGLNTRLGTAGRKLSHGQSRRIAIAQALLRQGNFVVLDEPTESLDNHTKYSLLNTLEKVWADKTVLTISHDPVMLNRVDKVIWLEQGQIRAMASHAELVENEPDYVELITRF; encoded by the coding sequence ATGTATAACTTCATTCGCTTATTAAAACTGTGTAAACCTCATGCTGGCATGCTGCTACTGGGCGCTTTTTTAGCAAGCTTGACTGTGCTTGCCAATGTTGGTTTGCTTGCAATATCTGGCTGGTTTTTAGCAGCAATGGCAGCCGCTGGCATTGCAGGTGTACATATGAATTATTTTACACCAGCAGGAGTGATTCGCTTTTTAGCCATTGTAAGAACTGCATCACGGTACGGCGAACGAATGATCACTCACAATGCTACATTTTTATTATTAAGCGAAATTCGTGTAAAAATGTTTGCAACACTGAGCCGACTCAACAACGTTGATTTGGCAATGAGTCGCAGTGCCGACCTTGTGAATCGTTTGCAAAATGATGTGGATGCCCTTGATAAATTTTACTTAAATGTCTTACTTCCCATCATAATAGCCTTATTTACTATTCCAATTGTCATGGCATTTATGAGCGCATACAACGCGAAGGTGGCTTTGATTTGTTTTATATCATTGATGATAATTGGTGTTCTGCTACCAGTCTTATTGAGTCATAAACTACACAAACAAGCAGATGCCGAGACCAGACTTTCAGCTGAGCTAAAAGCTGAGCTTGCCGATACGTTAAAAGGAAGCCGTGAACTTGCAATTTATCAAGCACATGATGCTCAGTTAACACGCTGCGATACACTAAGTCAGCAATATAATTCGCAACTCTATACTCGCCATAAAGCCATCGCGAACAGCAATGGTTTAAGCACCTTTGTTGTACAGTTAACCATGCTTGCAAGCGTTTTTGTAATTATTCCTTTGGTTGCAACAGGCGCTATGAAAAATGTTGAATTGGCAATGCTCGCACTATTCGTCTTGGCTAGTTTTGAAACTGTACTTACCCTGCCCGCTGCTTTTATCGAGCTCCCTGTCGCTTTAAGTGCAGCAGAGCGGTTATTTTCGCTAGAGGACAAACAAACACCAGCACCTTACAAAAAGCACGACCAAGTAAACAATCAACACGCGCTCGGCTTAGAATTAACTAACGTGAGTTATCAATACTCTGGGGCGCATAATGACGCTTTGAGGGATATTAATCTATCCATTGCAGCTGGCAACAAAGTAGCACTGGTTGGCGCAAGTGGCAGCGGTAAAACAACATTAGTAAATTTACTCACGGGACTTTGGCCTTTACAATCTGGCTCATTAAAACTGTTAGCGGCAGAACACAGTGTTGAACTTAGTAGCCTAGACGCTAACGAACGCTTTATGCAGCTCACAATTGTCGCCCAACAACATCATATTTTTGATGGCACACTAAGAGATAACCTTCGCTTTGCAGCACCGGAGGCGACTGATAAAATGCTTATAGAAGCCTGTAAACAAGCAGAACTTGGCTCATGGCTGAATAACTTAAAAAACGGCCTCAATACCCGATTAGGCACCGCAGGAAGAAAACTCTCTCATGGTCAGTCACGTCGTATTGCTATTGCGCAAGCATTATTAAGACAAGGTAATTTTGTGGTTCTTGATGAACCAACAGAAAGCTTAGATAACCACACTAAGTACAGTTTACTTAATACACTCGAAAAGGTCTGGGCTGATAAAACCGTGCTAACGATCAGTCATGATCCTGTTATGTTGAATCGTGTTGATAAAGTCATTTGGTTAGAACAAGGGCAAATAAGAGCAATGGCAAGCCATGCTGAGCTGGTTGAGAATGAGCCTGATTATGTCGAGCTCATCACTCGTTTTTAA